The following proteins are encoded in a genomic region of Thermococcus pacificus:
- a CDS encoding amylo-alpha-1,6-glucosidase, which produces MRHVISSGHEFLVFKAEEGTVDFYAYDTLFLSGIRLSTSVPLEPLEITRSSDEVVITYSGEGIRAVRRVKLGGGYRERVIFFSRADDERVIEGRYVFTVPMADILERDYPQASPQRKIEREGNVYAYLGMDGRRRTVRISGESFRVSIPPRGFGRIEFSATPFVEGEFLLPTFRKASFQFNWKPLERVESAVYLRAIEDLEQLIVDIDGYPFPLAGLPDFGAVFGRDSIWTALFLLEEYPQIARGVLKVLSRLQGKRFNAKTEEEPGKIPHEFRFGELCQAGVIPFNPYYGTVDATPLYVALAGEYLKRTEDRAFLDSIKNNLNMAVEWILRRLEEGGGYIRYDKTPLGLENQGWKDWKNSIPDENGVQVKHPVAVVEVQGYAYLALKTASELNLTDYDEKMLEKTAERLKRRFNKEFWTGEHYGIALDGENRLSKVVSSNMGHLLITGILPEERARAVAERLIEGDMFSGWGIRTLSSKERAYDPFSYHNGSVWPHDNAIIVLGLWKAGFKNQALKLASSLLNALYRLGKIPELFSGLEELTPLPYANSPQAWSAAGAVELINLMEVKE; this is translated from the coding sequence ATGAGGCACGTAATCTCTTCTGGCCACGAATTTTTGGTCTTTAAGGCAGAAGAAGGGACTGTGGATTTCTACGCCTACGATACGCTCTTTTTAAGCGGAATAAGGCTGTCCACCAGCGTTCCTTTGGAGCCCCTCGAAATCACTCGCTCCAGCGATGAAGTGGTAATCACGTACTCCGGAGAGGGCATCAGGGCCGTAAGAAGGGTCAAGCTGGGAGGGGGTTACAGGGAGAGGGTGATCTTTTTCAGCCGGGCTGATGACGAGAGGGTCATTGAAGGGAGATACGTCTTTACCGTCCCCATGGCGGACATTCTTGAAAGGGATTATCCCCAGGCATCTCCACAGAGAAAAATCGAACGCGAGGGAAATGTCTACGCCTATCTCGGAATGGATGGGAGAAGGAGAACCGTAAGGATCTCAGGGGAGAGTTTCAGGGTTTCCATTCCCCCCAGAGGGTTTGGGAGGATTGAATTCTCAGCAACTCCTTTCGTTGAAGGGGAATTTCTGCTTCCAACATTCAGGAAAGCGTCTTTCCAGTTCAACTGGAAACCCCTTGAAAGGGTTGAATCGGCTGTTTACCTCAGGGCCATTGAGGACTTGGAACAGTTGATAGTTGACATAGATGGGTATCCCTTCCCCCTCGCCGGTCTTCCGGACTTTGGAGCGGTGTTCGGCAGGGACTCAATCTGGACGGCGCTCTTTTTGCTGGAGGAGTACCCCCAAATAGCCAGAGGGGTCCTGAAAGTTCTCTCCCGGCTTCAGGGAAAGCGATTCAACGCTAAGACTGAAGAGGAGCCCGGAAAGATTCCCCACGAGTTCAGATTTGGTGAACTCTGTCAGGCGGGAGTGATACCGTTCAACCCGTACTACGGCACCGTTGATGCGACACCCCTTTATGTTGCCTTGGCTGGTGAATACCTCAAAAGAACCGAAGATAGGGCTTTTCTTGATTCAATAAAAAACAATTTGAACATGGCAGTGGAATGGATTCTGAGACGTTTGGAAGAGGGAGGGGGCTATATAAGATACGACAAAACTCCTCTAGGTCTGGAGAACCAGGGATGGAAGGACTGGAAGAACAGCATACCCGATGAAAATGGGGTGCAGGTTAAGCACCCTGTCGCGGTTGTGGAAGTCCAGGGATACGCATATTTGGCCCTTAAAACGGCGTCTGAACTCAATCTAACGGATTACGATGAAAAGATGCTCGAAAAGACAGCCGAGAGATTGAAAAGGAGGTTTAACAAAGAGTTCTGGACCGGGGAACATTATGGAATAGCTTTAGATGGCGAAAACCGGCTTTCAAAGGTGGTTTCTTCCAATATGGGGCATCTTCTAATTACCGGGATACTGCCGGAGGAGAGGGCCAGAGCGGTTGCCGAGAGATTGATTGAGGGGGATATGTTCTCAGGATGGGGAATTAGAACTCTCAGCTCAAAGGAAAGGGCCTATGACCCCTTCAGCTATCACAACGGCAGTGTGTGGCCCCATGACAACGCTATAATTGTTCTCGGGCTATGGAAAGCTGGGTTTAAGAATCAGGCCCTTAAACTGGCTTCATCACTTTTGAACGCTCTATACAGGTTAGGAAAAATCCCGGAGCTTTTCAGCGGGCTGGAAGAACTTACTCCCCTGCCCTACGCGAATTCCCCTCAAGCGTGGAGCGCCGCGGGTGCTGTTGAACTTATTAACCTAATGGAGGTGAAAGAATGA
- a CDS encoding glycoside hydrolase family 1 protein, giving the protein MRKFLFGTSTAAYQIEGDNRWSDWWYWSEKGRLPKAGKACNHWEKYEEDIKLMAELGYNAYRFSIEWGRIFPEEDKINEEALARYREIIELLLKSKIDPMVTLHHFTLPTWFALKGGFARDENLKYWERYLNAVSDILNGVRLIATTNEPMELVIEGYLTGNWPPFLRDPKTAFQVEKNLINAHSIAYETLSGKHEVGIVKSMPSIKFPDGEVAEEVENLQTFYFLDAIFEGVLKTPLGDMRVLPSSMDFIGVNYYTLHIVSKDTEPLRGLYEYEFGGYGRTQMGWKIYPRGIYEAIVKASKYGKPIYITENGIATENEDERIKFIQDHLNWVKKAMEEGYDVRGYFYWSFIDNYEWDKGFVPKFGLVSFNPETWERIPKKSAFAYGRLAKNFPYQGRETCPKT; this is encoded by the coding sequence ATGAGGAAATTTTTGTTCGGAACGTCCACAGCAGCTTATCAAATTGAAGGGGACAACAGGTGGAGCGACTGGTGGTACTGGAGCGAAAAGGGAAGACTTCCCAAGGCCGGTAAGGCCTGCAACCACTGGGAGAAATACGAAGAGGATATAAAATTGATGGCAGAACTCGGCTACAATGCCTACCGCTTTTCAATAGAATGGGGCAGGATATTTCCAGAGGAGGACAAAATAAACGAAGAGGCGCTCGCGAGATACAGGGAGATCATAGAGCTGCTCCTTAAGAGCAAAATTGACCCCATGGTGACCCTGCACCACTTTACGCTACCGACATGGTTCGCCCTAAAGGGCGGCTTCGCAAGGGATGAGAACCTTAAGTACTGGGAAAGATACCTTAATGCAGTCTCCGACATCCTCAATGGTGTAAGGCTCATAGCGACTACAAACGAACCGATGGAGCTCGTCATCGAGGGCTACCTTACCGGAAACTGGCCGCCTTTCCTTCGCGATCCAAAGACGGCATTTCAGGTGGAAAAGAACCTGATCAACGCACATTCCATAGCTTATGAGACGCTGAGCGGAAAGCACGAAGTTGGTATAGTCAAAAGCATGCCATCCATAAAGTTTCCAGATGGGGAAGTTGCCGAAGAAGTTGAGAACCTTCAGACCTTCTATTTCCTCGACGCAATATTCGAGGGAGTTCTCAAAACGCCCCTTGGAGATATGAGAGTTCTTCCCTCGTCCATGGATTTTATTGGGGTGAATTACTACACACTCCACATTGTTTCTAAGGATACAGAACCTCTCAGGGGTCTTTACGAGTACGAATTCGGGGGCTACGGGAGGACTCAAATGGGGTGGAAAATCTATCCTAGAGGTATATACGAAGCGATAGTGAAAGCTTCCAAATATGGAAAGCCGATATATATAACTGAAAACGGCATAGCCACCGAGAACGAAGACGAAAGGATCAAATTCATTCAGGATCACCTCAATTGGGTTAAAAAAGCCATGGAAGAGGGATACGATGTCAGAGGCTACTTCTACTGGTCGTTCATCGACAACTATGAGTGGGACAAAGGTTTTGTTCCCAAGTTTGGGTTGGTCTCGTTTAATCCAGAGACATGGGAGCGTATTCCAAAAAAGAGCGCCTTCGCCTATGGACGGCTTGCCAAAAACTTCCCCTATCAAGGCAGGGAGACCTGCCCAAAAACATAA
- the trpC gene encoding indole-3-glycerol phosphate synthase TrpC — MRVFGLSRAIRKSKKNAVIAELKVYSPKYGDLLNGRDPFEILRAYERAGAVGISYITEPQYFHGSFEFLKRLCRETELPVLRKDFITTKEEIERTAEAEASAVLLIARLLGESLGEFVDYAKEHGLDSLVEVHSRKELSLAVETETTMIGINNRDIRKLELDDGNVSLTEELAPLIPRRYVRVSESGISSVEDLRRALKHADAALIDTALMKVDDPEKFLRQLRGGEVMSLLEKS, encoded by the coding sequence GTGAGGGTTTTTGGCCTCAGCAGGGCAATTAGGAAAAGCAAAAAGAACGCCGTGATAGCGGAGCTAAAGGTCTATTCTCCCAAATATGGAGACCTCTTAAATGGCAGGGACCCCTTTGAGATCCTGAGGGCGTATGAGCGGGCCGGGGCCGTTGGAATTTCTTACATCACCGAGCCCCAGTATTTTCACGGAAGCTTCGAGTTCCTGAAAAGGCTTTGCAGGGAAACAGAGCTGCCGGTCCTCAGAAAGGACTTCATAACGACAAAGGAAGAGATAGAGAGAACTGCTGAAGCCGAAGCCTCGGCGGTTCTCCTCATAGCACGCCTCCTCGGCGAAAGCCTTGGGGAGTTCGTTGATTATGCAAAAGAGCATGGATTGGACAGCCTCGTCGAGGTTCACAGCAGGAAGGAACTTTCCCTGGCCGTTGAAACGGAGACAACGATGATAGGGATCAACAACAGGGACATAAGAAAGCTCGAACTCGATGACGGGAACGTGAGCCTCACCGAGGAGCTGGCACCCCTGATTCCGAGGAGGTACGTCAGGGTCAGCGAGAGCGGAATATCCTCAGTTGAAGACCTCAGAAGGGCGTTGAAACACGCCGATGCCGCCCTCATAGACACGGCCCTAATGAAGGTGGACGATCCAGAGAAGTTCCTCAGACAGCTTCGTGGAGGTGAGGTTATGAGCCTTCTGGAAAAAAGCTGA
- a CDS encoding SLC13 family permease, which produces MARGLKEFIRREWFLSSLLVLYVVLLLRDGSLLKRTPALIDWGGLSLITSLILVSRGLELSGAFMRLSLQIIALSRGSERRLALILLPAIALSSAIIMNDTAMLIFIPFIVALSRLIERDMTALVVFSAIAANVGSALTPIGNPQNIIIWRYYGVPFPDFVAYMLPFVLLWLILLLLFAFVTFRGSLPERKLHQVKVREGLLWSSLFLLIANIVLAREGKALWTLPLTVGVLFLVGRDVLLSFDWALVLTFAFIFVDFGELSEIMASLGLHPPSSEIGLFISSALLSQVVSNVPATVLLLSAENWGPLAVGVNAGGTGFMVGSLANLIAIRIARMSIRKFHRYSVPYFLLILPLSTLFLWILP; this is translated from the coding sequence GTGGCTAGGGGCCTGAAGGAATTTATAAGGAGGGAATGGTTCCTCTCCTCACTCCTCGTGCTCTACGTAGTCCTGCTTCTCAGAGACGGCTCGCTTCTCAAAAGGACGCCTGCTCTCATAGACTGGGGCGGGCTTTCACTGATAACCTCGCTTATACTCGTCTCCAGAGGACTTGAACTGTCAGGGGCCTTCATGAGGCTCTCGCTCCAAATCATTGCCCTCTCCCGCGGTTCAGAAAGGAGGCTTGCCCTGATTCTCCTCCCGGCCATAGCGTTGTCGTCGGCAATCATAATGAACGATACAGCCATGCTTATTTTCATCCCCTTTATTGTAGCTCTCTCGCGCCTCATTGAGAGGGACATGACAGCTTTGGTCGTCTTTTCGGCCATAGCGGCGAACGTCGGCTCCGCCCTGACCCCGATAGGAAACCCCCAGAACATAATAATCTGGAGATATTACGGCGTTCCCTTCCCGGACTTCGTGGCCTATATGCTCCCCTTCGTCCTGCTCTGGCTGATCCTTCTCCTCCTCTTTGCCTTTGTGACATTCAGAGGTTCCCTCCCCGAAAGAAAGCTCCACCAAGTGAAGGTTCGTGAAGGCCTGCTGTGGAGTTCACTCTTCCTGCTGATAGCTAACATCGTGCTCGCCCGGGAAGGAAAGGCCCTCTGGACGTTGCCCCTCACCGTGGGAGTCCTCTTTCTGGTCGGGAGGGACGTTTTACTCAGCTTCGACTGGGCCCTGGTGTTGACCTTCGCATTCATCTTCGTGGATTTCGGCGAACTCTCCGAGATTATGGCCTCGCTGGGTCTCCACCCACCTTCATCGGAGATCGGGCTTTTCATCTCTTCAGCACTCCTCAGCCAGGTGGTGAGCAACGTGCCCGCCACTGTCCTGCTCCTTTCCGCAGAGAACTGGGGCCCGCTCGCCGTAGGAGTTAACGCCGGCGGGACGGGCTTTATGGTGGGCTCACTGGCGAACCTGATAGCGATAAGGATAGCGCGGATGAGCATAAGGAAGTTCCACCGCTATTCGGTGCCGTATTTCCTTCTAATCCTTCCTCTATCCACCCTGTTCCTCTGGATTCTCCCTTAG